The following are encoded together in the Triticum dicoccoides isolate Atlit2015 ecotype Zavitan chromosome 6B, WEW_v2.0, whole genome shotgun sequence genome:
- the LOC119321868 gene encoding tyrosine-sulfated glycopeptide receptor 1-like encodes MRFFNVPTAVLQLFVLLILASPTTACTKQEKCNLLRFLAGLSRDGGLATSWHDSSTDCCEWEGITCNGDGAVTEVSLASRGLEGRISPSLADLTSLLHVNLSYNSFSGGLPPELMSSRSIIVLDVSFCQLNGPLPELPSLVTHWPLQVLNISSNQFSSEFPSATWKMMKNLITLNASNNSFTGQIPSSLCLGSPSLSLFDLCYNQLSGDIPTTLGDCSKLKVLKVGHNNLSGTLPVEIFCATSLEYLSFPNNALQGELDGAHIVKLGNLLTLDLGGNSFSGNIPESIDQLWRLEELHLGSNKMSGELPSTLSNCTHLKTIDLKINNFSGDLGNINFSSLQSLKYLDLIRNNLSGIVPESIYSCSNLTALRLSDNHFHGEISLRIGNLKHLSFLSLSQNSFTNIKKALHAIKSCRNISTLLIGRNFMNEAMPQDETIDGFQNLQCLAMEWCSLTGRIPIWLSKLRNLKILVLLSNRLTGPMPRWINSLNHLFRLDISNNSLTGKIPMTLMEMPMLKSDKPAIYLDPSLLDLPIYVDSANGKLQYRMGSAWPKVLNLGNNKFTGVIPQEISHLKALLYLNLSFNNFYGEIPQSIGSLTILQRLDLSNNHLTGEIPATLEILHFLSEFNISNNNLEGPIPTTGQLSTFQASSFNGNPKLCGPMLINHCDSVEAPPISIISVKECSTKVIFAIAFGLFFGVGVLYDQLVLFRYFG; translated from the coding sequence ATGCGTTTCTTCAACGTTCCTACGGCCGTGCTGCAGCTGTTCGTGCTGCTCATCTTGGCCTCTCCCACCACCGCATGCACCAAGCAGGAGAAGTGCAACCTCCTCCGGTTCCTTGCCGGGCTGTCCCGAGATGGCGGCCTCGCCACATCGTGGCATGACAGCAGCACGGACTGCTGCGAGTGGGAAGGCATCACCTGCAATGGAGACGGGGCTGTCACTGAGGTCTCCCTGGCATCTAGAGGACTTGAAGGGCGCATCTCACCGTCCCTTGCCGACCTCACCAGCCTGCTACATGTCAACCTCTCCTACAACTCCTTCTCCGGTGGCCTTCCACCAGAGCTCATGTCCTCCAGAAGCATCATCGTCCTCGATGTCAGCTTCTGCCAGCTCAATGGACCGCTGCCCGAGCTGCCTTCTTTGGTTACTCACTGGCCTCTGCAGGTACTCAACATCTCAAGCAACCAGTTCAGCTCAGAATTTCCATCAGCCACATGGAAGATGATGAAGAATCTGATCACGCTCAACGCCAGCAATAACAGCTTCACTGGGCAAATACCGTCTTCTCTTTGCCTTGGGTCACCATCTTTGTCTTTGTTTGACCTCTGTTACAACCAATTGAGTGGTGATATTCCCACCACACTAGGTGATTGCTCCAAGCTCAAAGTGCTCAAGGTTGGCCATAACAACCTAAGTGGGACTCTCCCTGTTGAAATCTTCTGCGCTACCTCGCTAGAGTACCTCTCCTTCCCCAACAATGCTTTACAAGGAGAACTTGATGGAGCACACATAGTCAAACTCGGTAATCTGCTTACCCTTGACCTTGGAGGAAACAGTTTCAGTGGCAACATCCCAGAGTCCATAGATCAGCTCTGGAGGCTGGAGGAGCTCCATTTGGGTAGCAACAAAATGTCTGGAGAGCTGCCATCAACTCTGAGCAACTGTACACATCTCAAAACCATTGATCTCAAGATCAACAACTTCAGTGGAGATCTGGGCAATATCAACTTCTCCTCCCTACAAAGTTTAAAATACTTAGATCTTATAAGGAATAATCTCAGTGGCATAGTTCCAGAAAGCATTTACTCATGCAGCAATTTGACTGCACTGCGGCTGTCAgacaaccatttccatggtgaGATCTCACTAAGAATAGGCAATCTGAAGCACCTGTCCTTCCTATCACTTAGTCAAAACTCCTTTACAAATATCAAAAAAGCTTTGCATGCCATTAAGAGCTGCAGGAACATCAGCACCCTGCTTATTGGCAGAAACTTCATGAATGAGGCCATGCCACAAGATGAAACCATTGACGGTTTTCAGAATCTTCAATGTCTTGCCATGGAATGGTGTTCGTTGACTGGAAGGATACCTATTTGGTTATCAAAGCTCAGAAATCTGAAGATCCTAGTATTACTCAGTAATCGACTCACTGGACCaatgccaagatggatcaactcccTAAACCACCTCTTCCGTTTGGACATATCAAACAACAGTCTTACTGGGAAAATCCCAATGACCTTGATGGAGATGCCAATGCTAAAATCAGACAAGCCTGCCATCTATTTGGACCCAAGCCTCCTTGATCTACCAATTTATGTGGACAGTGCTAATGGTAAACTTCAGTACCGCATGGGTAGTGCTTGGCCCAAAGTGCTGAATCTCGGCAACAATAAATTCACAGGTGTGATTCCCCAAGAGATTAGTCATCTGAAAGCACTCCTTTACCTGAACTTGAGTTTCAACAACTTCTATGGAGAAATCCCACAATCGATCGGCAGCCTCACTATCCTTCAGAGGCTAGATTTGTCTAATAACCATCTGACTGGTGAAATTCCTGCAACGTTGGAGATCCTTCACTTCCTTTCGGAGTTCAACATTTCTAACAACAACCTAGAAGGACCTATTCCAACAACAGGCCAGCTAAGCACATTTCAAGCTTCTAGTTTTAATGGGAACCCAAAGCTGTGTGGCCCTATGCTTATTAACCATTGTGATTCAGTTGAAGCACCTCCCATCTCCATCATCTCTGTAAAAGAATGCAGCACTAAGGTCATCTTTGCCAT